The Altererythrobacter sp. Root672 genome includes a window with the following:
- a CDS encoding FYDLN acid domain-containing protein, translating into MVKPEWGAKRSCPKCGERFYDLQKDEPVVCIECGNQWYPEPVLKSKQPIPFEEVAKVEKVEEADSDLADEDLEDIDEGEDSPDNDVDLGGDDDLGVPGAGDGEDDEN; encoded by the coding sequence ATGGTCAAGCCAGAGTGGGGCGCCAAGCGTAGCTGCCCCAAATGCGGTGAACGCTTCTACGATCTCCAGAAGGACGAACCGGTCGTCTGCATCGAATGCGGCAACCAGTGGTATCCCGAGCCGGTGCTCAAGTCGAAGCAGCCGATTCCGTTCGAGGAAGTGGCGAAGGTCGAAAAGGTCGAGGAAGCCGATTCGGATCTCGCTGACGAGGATCTGGAAGATATCGACGAGGGCGAGGACTCGCCGGACAACGATGTCGACCTTGGCGGCGACGACGATCTCGGCGTTCCCGGCGCTGGTGATGGCGAAGACGACGAAAACTGA